The following proteins are encoded in a genomic region of Sphingopyxis sp. YF1:
- a CDS encoding TetR/AcrR family transcriptional regulator, producing MEQDVIAAPAAAPKGRPREFCVDQALAAALHVFWAKGYDGASMTDLTEAMGITKPSLYAAFGNKEALFHKALDLYEQEKLEYGRAALDQPSARRVAEHYLRGAIEVHGGSRDPRGCMGLISSLACSPEAESIKADVVRRRASSQRALVERFERAKAEGDLPAHVDAEGLTSVLYALLQGISVQAGAGASRAELERLVDTGLMLWPSP from the coding sequence ATGGAACAGGATGTCATCGCCGCCCCGGCCGCTGCGCCAAAGGGCCGCCCGCGCGAATTCTGCGTCGACCAGGCGCTCGCGGCGGCGCTGCATGTTTTCTGGGCCAAGGGCTATGACGGCGCGTCGATGACCGACCTGACCGAGGCGATGGGTATCACCAAGCCCAGCCTCTACGCCGCTTTCGGCAATAAGGAAGCGCTGTTTCACAAGGCGCTCGACCTGTATGAGCAGGAAAAGCTCGAATATGGCCGCGCCGCGCTCGACCAGCCGAGCGCGCGCCGGGTCGCCGAACATTATCTGCGCGGCGCGATCGAGGTGCATGGCGGCAGCCGCGATCCCCGCGGCTGCATGGGGCTGATCAGCTCGCTTGCGTGCAGCCCCGAGGCCGAATCGATCAAGGCCGATGTCGTCCGCCGCCGCGCCTCGTCGCAGCGCGCGCTGGTCGAACGGTTCGAACGCGCGAAGGCCGAAGGCGACCTGCCCGCGCATGTCGATGCCGAAGGGCTGACGAGCGTGCTCTACGCGCTGCTCCAGGGCATCTCGGTGCAGGCCGGCGCCGGGGCGTCGCGCGCCGAACTCGAACGGCTCGTCGATACCGGGCTGATGCTCTGGCCGAGTCCCTGA
- a CDS encoding RNA polymerase sigma factor, with product MPRNRPLRADERAGDEDWALNQRVVAGDRAAFQLLVLRHEGRLRAFLSRAAGSEADGDDLAQDALVRAWHRAADYRGQGSYAAWVMGIGWRLFLDQRRTAKRRALLALRDDAPADSNPHPASDAAIDAGRLLATLSAQERAALTLCFGHGWSHGEAAAIMGVPLGTLKSLVLRGRAKAQKLTGEGGVS from the coding sequence CTGCCGAGGAACAGGCCGCTGCGCGCGGATGAACGCGCAGGCGATGAGGATTGGGCGCTCAACCAGCGCGTCGTCGCGGGGGATCGTGCGGCCTTCCAGCTCCTCGTGCTGCGGCACGAGGGACGACTGCGCGCCTTCCTGTCGCGCGCGGCGGGCAGCGAGGCCGATGGTGACGATCTGGCGCAGGATGCTTTGGTTCGCGCCTGGCACCGTGCGGCCGACTATCGGGGGCAGGGGAGCTATGCCGCATGGGTCATGGGGATCGGCTGGCGCCTCTTCCTCGACCAGCGGCGGACCGCGAAACGCCGGGCGTTGCTCGCGTTGCGCGACGACGCGCCCGCCGACAGCAACCCGCACCCGGCCAGCGACGCCGCAATCGATGCGGGCCGCCTGCTCGCGACGCTCTCGGCGCAGGAACGCGCTGCGCTCACCCTCTGCTTCGGCCACGGCTGGTCGCATGGCGAGGCGGCCGCGATCATGGGAGTGCCGCTCGGCACGCTCAAGTCGCTGGTCTTGCGCGGCCGCGCGAAAGCGCAGAAGCTGACCGGCGAAGGAGGCGTGTCATGA
- a CDS encoding flotillin domain-containing protein has protein sequence MMIEIAIYAGIGLAVLLILGLIITRLYRRATKEIAFVRTGFRGERVIMNGGALVLPVLHETMPVNMNTVRLAVERKNVDALITLDRLRIDVKAEFYVRVRPDAGAIAMAAQTLGLRTMNPEALKDLVEGKFVDALRSVAAGMTMNQLHEQRADFVQKVQQVSSNDLSMNGLELESVSLTGLDQTSIEHFNANNAFDAEGLTKLTEQIELRKKARNDIEQDTRVQIETKNLEAEQKSLGIKREEEFAKLNQSREIEVRRAEQAAEIAREQAQRNQEAENARIAAKQLIDAKQIEADRAIEEARIAQEQAIELARQEQQILIQNKSREESQARGEADAARAVAVAAEEQVSTARETEIAERSKRIELIEAAKEAERQAISVKVQAEAEKEAASNRAAALRFEAEGEADAEKLRADAARVRFEVEAAGQRAINEAANILSSNQISLQTKMALLKVLPEVVREAAKPMEAIDSIKIVQVDGITQNGGGAAGVGSFGGENGGNLASNAVSAALAYRAQAPVIDGLMKELGFDGGSLDALVKGATAAEAVPEATPGAARAVRKGRPAAPGEAGDES, from the coding sequence ATGATGATTGAAATCGCGATCTACGCCGGTATCGGGCTGGCCGTCCTGCTCATCCTGGGACTGATCATCACGCGGCTTTATCGGCGCGCGACGAAAGAAATAGCTTTTGTCCGCACCGGATTCCGCGGCGAGCGGGTGATCATGAACGGCGGCGCGCTGGTGCTTCCGGTGCTCCACGAAACCATGCCCGTGAACATGAACACGGTGCGGCTGGCGGTCGAACGCAAGAATGTCGACGCGCTGATCACGCTCGACCGGCTGCGCATCGACGTGAAGGCCGAATTCTATGTCCGCGTGCGTCCCGATGCGGGCGCGATTGCGATGGCGGCGCAGACGTTGGGCCTGCGCACGATGAACCCCGAAGCGCTGAAGGATCTGGTCGAGGGCAAGTTCGTCGACGCGCTGCGTTCGGTCGCGGCGGGCATGACGATGAACCAGCTCCACGAGCAGCGCGCCGATTTCGTCCAGAAGGTGCAGCAGGTCAGTTCGAACGACCTGTCGATGAACGGGCTCGAGCTCGAATCGGTGTCGCTGACGGGGCTCGACCAGACGTCGATCGAGCATTTCAACGCCAATAACGCGTTCGACGCCGAGGGCCTGACCAAGTTGACCGAGCAGATCGAGCTGCGCAAGAAGGCGCGCAACGACATCGAACAGGACACGCGCGTCCAGATCGAGACCAAGAATCTGGAAGCCGAGCAAAAGTCGCTGGGGATCAAGCGCGAGGAGGAGTTCGCCAAGCTCAACCAGTCGCGCGAGATCGAGGTGCGCCGCGCCGAGCAGGCCGCCGAAATCGCGCGCGAGCAGGCGCAGCGCAACCAGGAAGCCGAAAATGCCCGCATTGCGGCGAAACAGCTGATCGACGCGAAGCAGATCGAGGCCGACCGCGCGATCGAGGAAGCGCGGATCGCGCAGGAGCAGGCGATCGAACTGGCGCGGCAGGAACAGCAGATCCTGATCCAGAACAAGAGCCGCGAGGAAAGCCAGGCGCGCGGCGAGGCCGACGCGGCGCGCGCCGTCGCGGTCGCCGCGGAGGAACAGGTGTCGACCGCGCGAGAGACCGAAATCGCCGAGCGTTCGAAGCGCATCGAGCTGATCGAGGCGGCGAAGGAAGCCGAGCGGCAGGCGATTTCGGTGAAGGTGCAGGCCGAGGCCGAGAAGGAAGCGGCATCGAACCGCGCCGCCGCGCTGCGTTTCGAAGCCGAGGGCGAGGCCGACGCCGAGAAGCTGCGCGCCGACGCCGCGCGCGTGCGCTTCGAGGTCGAGGCGGCGGGCCAGCGCGCGATCAACGAGGCCGCGAACATCCTGTCGTCGAACCAGATTTCGCTGCAGACCAAGATGGCGCTGCTCAAGGTGCTGCCCGAGGTGGTGCGCGAGGCGGCGAAGCCGATGGAAGCGATCGATTCGATCAAGATCGTGCAGGTCGACGGCATCACGCAGAATGGCGGCGGCGCGGCCGGGGTCGGGAGCTTCGGCGGCGAAAATGGCGGAAATCTTGCCAGCAATGCCGTGTCGGCGGCACTCGCCTATCGCGCGCAGGCACCGGTGATCGACGGGCTGATGAAAGAACTGGGCTTCGACGGCGGCTCGCTCGACGCGCTGGTCAAGGGCGCGACCGCAGCCGAAGCCGTGCCCGAAGCGACACCCGGCGCCGCGCGTGCGGTGCGCAAGGGGCGCCCTGCCGCGCCCGGCGAAGCCGGCGACGAGAGCTGA
- a CDS encoding acyl-CoA dehydrogenase family protein codes for MLAKSMETMMPESLADRRIPAGDDFLPPDAVAAITPDVLIARMAALKPLVASKAASAERDRRPDDEVWAALRQSGYFYLYVPRRFGGLEFDPDTYISATLPIAEACPSTGWTACFAAEHNWLIAQMPEATQAEVWGRTPYVIAPSAAAPPGVATPVEGGFRLSGRWKWGTCVMHADWIMLNALEPVAGGAPVVRMMLMRAEDVRVIDTWQMAGMAATGSNDIAVDDLFIPEGHQFAVQPVRSGRGNGRAIHGPGLYGSPMLPNLCVTAAIPALGAARQAVMLCRDRLRAHVKLGSTTTSVEKPAGQMRLARADLLARSAERTIRAAARENLLIGEIDEPEQTGERIRIRAEIAIAVQQCVEAVRTCCEAVGSSVHALDNPMQRLLRDVQVMQSHIVYDLDVATELHGRALVGLAPNSLLL; via the coding sequence ATGCTGGCGAAAAGCATGGAGACGATGATGCCCGAAAGCCTGGCCGACCGCCGCATTCCCGCCGGCGACGATTTTCTGCCCCCCGACGCGGTCGCCGCGATCACCCCCGACGTTCTGATCGCGCGCATGGCGGCGCTGAAACCGCTCGTCGCGAGCAAGGCGGCGTCGGCCGAGCGCGACCGTCGCCCCGACGACGAGGTGTGGGCGGCGCTGCGCCAGAGCGGCTATTTCTACCTCTATGTGCCGCGCCGCTTCGGCGGGCTCGAATTCGATCCCGACACCTATATCAGCGCGACGCTGCCGATCGCCGAGGCGTGCCCCTCGACCGGCTGGACCGCCTGTTTCGCCGCCGAGCACAACTGGCTGATCGCGCAGATGCCCGAGGCGACGCAGGCCGAGGTGTGGGGGCGCACCCCCTATGTCATCGCCCCGAGCGCCGCGGCGCCGCCCGGGGTCGCGACCCCGGTCGAGGGCGGATTTCGCCTGAGCGGCCGCTGGAAATGGGGCACGTGCGTCATGCACGCCGACTGGATCATGCTCAACGCGCTCGAACCCGTCGCGGGCGGCGCGCCCGTCGTGCGGATGATGCTGATGCGCGCCGAGGATGTCCGCGTGATCGACACCTGGCAGATGGCGGGCATGGCGGCGACGGGCAGCAACGATATCGCCGTCGACGACCTGTTCATCCCCGAAGGCCATCAGTTCGCGGTCCAGCCGGTGCGGTCGGGGCGCGGCAACGGGCGGGCGATCCACGGTCCCGGCCTCTATGGCTCGCCGATGCTGCCCAATTTGTGCGTCACCGCGGCGATCCCGGCGCTCGGCGCCGCGCGGCAGGCGGTGATGCTGTGCCGCGACCGGCTCCGGGCACACGTCAAGCTGGGGAGCACGACGACGAGCGTCGAGAAACCCGCGGGGCAGATGCGCCTCGCGCGCGCCGACCTGCTCGCGCGCTCGGCCGAACGCACGATCCGCGCCGCCGCGCGCGAGAATCTGCTGATCGGCGAGATCGACGAACCCGAGCAGACGGGCGAGCGCATCCGCATCCGCGCCGAGATCGCGATCGCGGTGCAGCAATGCGTCGAGGCGGTGCGCACCTGTTGCGAGGCGGTCGGATCGAGCGTCCACGCGCTCGACAATCCGATGCAGCGGCTGCTGCGCGACGTGCAGGTCATGCAGAGCCACATCGTCTACGACCTCGACGTCGCGACCGAACTCCACGGCCGCGCGCTCGTCGGGCTGGCGCCCAATTCGCTGCTGCTCTGA
- a CDS encoding FAD/NAD(P)-binding protein, producing the protein MKFDGTMLQGPRPRFRTATRVAIVGAGFSGTLLAINLLEQADVEVLLIERDRRRMGAGVAYSSFDAAHLLNVRAGNMSAFPDRPDHFTDWLAARGLGTAAAFVSRATYGSYLRETLAHAMERHGRRLRLVDDEVLDIEERDGRVTLGLVNGGLIEADRAVLAIGNLPPHDHPAVAAAGLTPWRYVGDPWASPLAEGLRSHQTVLVIGTGLTAIDVILRLASNGFKGRIIAMSRRGLRPHRHVEGLPRPQPVLVTPAPHLSGLVRWARGAARAGDWRLAVDSVRPVTQMMWAAAGPAKRARFLRHLRPFWDVHRHRLAPEVAARIDALIATRQLVFRAGKIADVASEPDSVVVRWRSRGEDALQRLDVARIINCTGPQGDLLRASDPLVRRLLKKGMIRPDALRLGLDIDRSGHVVGADGAAAAHILAIGPMTRGDLWEVVAVPDIRTQVSALARRLVNAHWTGGEGL; encoded by the coding sequence GTGAAGTTCGACGGCACGATGCTGCAGGGGCCGCGCCCGCGCTTTCGTACCGCCACGCGCGTCGCGATCGTCGGCGCGGGCTTTTCGGGCACGCTGCTCGCGATCAACCTGCTCGAACAGGCGGATGTCGAGGTGCTGCTGATCGAGCGCGACCGGCGGCGCATGGGCGCCGGGGTGGCGTACAGCAGCTTCGACGCCGCGCACCTGCTCAACGTGCGCGCCGGCAACATGAGCGCCTTTCCCGACCGCCCCGATCATTTCACCGACTGGCTCGCGGCGCGCGGGCTCGGCACCGCGGCGGCGTTCGTCAGCCGCGCGACCTACGGGAGCTATCTGCGCGAGACGCTGGCGCATGCGATGGAACGCCACGGCCGCCGCCTGCGGCTCGTCGACGACGAGGTGCTCGACATCGAGGAGCGCGACGGGCGCGTCACGCTCGGGCTCGTCAACGGCGGGCTGATCGAGGCCGACAGGGCCGTGCTCGCGATCGGCAACCTGCCGCCGCACGACCATCCCGCGGTCGCCGCCGCGGGGCTGACCCCGTGGCGCTATGTCGGCGACCCGTGGGCGAGCCCGCTCGCCGAGGGGCTGCGCAGCCACCAGACGGTGCTGGTGATCGGCACCGGTCTGACCGCGATCGACGTCATCCTGCGGCTCGCGTCGAACGGTTTCAAGGGGCGGATCATCGCCATGTCGCGCCGCGGGTTGCGCCCGCATCGCCATGTCGAGGGCCTGCCGCGGCCGCAGCCGGTGCTCGTGACCCCCGCGCCGCACTTGTCGGGTCTCGTGCGCTGGGCGCGCGGCGCGGCGCGCGCGGGCGACTGGCGGCTCGCGGTCGATTCGGTCCGGCCGGTCACCCAGATGATGTGGGCGGCCGCGGGTCCGGCGAAGCGCGCGCGCTTCCTCCGCCACCTCCGCCCCTTCTGGGACGTGCACCGCCACCGCCTCGCGCCCGAGGTGGCGGCGCGGATCGACGCGCTGATCGCGACGCGCCAGCTCGTCTTTCGCGCCGGCAAGATCGCCGACGTCGCCAGCGAACCCGACAGCGTCGTCGTCCGCTGGCGCTCGCGCGGCGAGGACGCGCTCCAGCGGCTCGACGTCGCGCGCATCATCAACTGCACCGGACCGCAGGGCGACCTCTTGCGCGCGTCGGACCCGCTTGTCCGCCGCCTGCTCAAAAAGGGGATGATCCGGCCCGACGCGCTGCGGCTGGGGCTCGATATCGACCGCAGCGGGCACGTCGTCGGCGCGGACGGCGCCGCGGCGGCGCATATCCTCGCGATCGGGCCGATGACGCGCGGCGATTTGTGGGAGGTCGTCGCGGTGCCCGACATCCGCACGCAGGTCAGCGCGCTCGCGCGGCGGCTGGTCAACGCGCACTGGACGGGGGGCGAGGGGCTCTAG
- a CDS encoding TonB-dependent receptor, with the protein MFGNVAHGLPVRVCLIASAASILTAVPALAQDAAGAAGDENVIVVTAQKREQDVQDVPISMTVVGGEQLSDLGIKDFTELDRYVPNFYVQTTPGNNAFYIRGIGSTPGNLAFEQTVGLFVDGIYGGHARQFQAPFLDVERIEVLRGPQGALVGKNTSAGAISVVSARPTRDFRATLEGSYEFELGGTRLFGMVSGPLSDAVSVRVAGQYEDSDGYIENTLLGGTEPKRKSLFGRASLLIDPGNGADLLIRVEGGKVDLTGNAVERYLTANDPDLKRETGGFPGFMDKDYDNTDSLNASATANIEIGDHVLTSVTGFSSYDFEKKVDADFGPAPAFASLFAEKFSQMSQEIRLASPTTGRFEYILGAYAHVNDYDLFGTTLIRFGPFNGRSDRVFRQENVTWSGFGSATWHLTDAVRAIASLRYTYDRKTADQTRSNSGAVQPTWLATPLSGRRVEKEWDPSAALQWDVSGDVMLYASYGQGSKAGGFIGAQSTTTLAQFQIEAEDAETFEVGAKLALLDRRLRLNLAAFRTDFTNLQVSSFDAVSNSFITSNAGKARSQGIEADASWQVADGFALSGSLAYLDAKFIDFPGAPCPFTNPTCVPANNNAAGQPLPRSPKWSGTLFADVAVPLGGAIDFVANGGVTFRSSAFLEESFNPAAAQDSFAKFDLRLGIRGANKRWELALVGKNLTDELTASHAFNTPLAAGVISKFLQPPRTIAVQAKFQY; encoded by the coding sequence ATGTTTGGCAATGTAGCGCATGGTCTTCCGGTCCGGGTCTGCCTGATCGCGTCGGCGGCTTCGATCCTTACCGCCGTCCCGGCGCTGGCACAGGATGCCGCGGGCGCGGCGGGCGATGAGAATGTCATCGTCGTCACCGCGCAGAAACGCGAGCAGGATGTCCAGGACGTTCCGATTTCGATGACCGTCGTCGGCGGCGAACAGCTCAGCGACCTCGGCATCAAGGACTTCACCGAACTCGACCGCTACGTCCCCAATTTCTATGTCCAGACCACCCCGGGGAACAACGCCTTCTACATTCGCGGCATCGGCTCGACCCCCGGCAACCTGGCCTTCGAGCAGACCGTCGGCCTGTTCGTCGACGGCATTTACGGCGGCCACGCGCGCCAGTTCCAGGCGCCCTTCCTCGACGTCGAACGGATCGAGGTGCTGCGCGGCCCGCAGGGCGCGCTCGTCGGCAAGAATACCAGTGCGGGCGCGATCAGCGTCGTCAGCGCGCGCCCGACGCGTGATTTCCGGGCGACGCTCGAGGGCAGCTACGAATTCGAGCTCGGCGGCACGCGCCTCTTCGGCATGGTGTCGGGACCGCTGTCCGACGCGGTGAGCGTTCGCGTCGCCGGCCAGTATGAGGACAGCGACGGCTATATCGAAAACACGCTGCTCGGCGGGACCGAACCGAAGCGCAAGAGCCTGTTCGGGCGTGCGTCGCTGCTGATCGACCCGGGCAACGGCGCCGACCTGCTGATCCGCGTCGAGGGCGGCAAGGTCGATCTGACCGGCAATGCCGTCGAACGCTATCTGACCGCGAACGACCCCGACCTCAAGCGCGAGACCGGCGGTTTTCCGGGGTTCATGGACAAGGATTACGACAACACCGACAGCCTGAACGCCAGCGCGACCGCGAATATCGAGATCGGCGACCATGTGCTGACCTCGGTCACCGGCTTTTCTTCCTATGACTTCGAAAAGAAGGTCGACGCCGACTTCGGGCCGGCCCCGGCCTTTGCGTCGCTTTTCGCCGAAAAATTCAGCCAGATGTCGCAGGAAATCCGCCTCGCCTCGCCGACGACGGGCCGGTTCGAATATATCCTCGGCGCCTATGCGCATGTGAACGACTATGACCTGTTCGGCACCACGCTGATCCGTTTCGGTCCATTCAACGGCCGGTCCGACCGGGTCTTCCGCCAGGAGAATGTGACCTGGTCGGGTTTCGGCAGCGCGACCTGGCATCTGACCGACGCGGTGCGCGCGATCGCCAGCCTGCGCTACACCTACGACCGCAAGACCGCCGACCAGACGCGCTCGAACAGCGGGGCGGTCCAGCCGACGTGGCTCGCGACGCCATTGTCGGGGCGGCGCGTCGAAAAGGAATGGGATCCCTCGGCGGCGCTCCAGTGGGACGTGTCGGGCGATGTGATGCTCTATGCCTCCTATGGCCAGGGGTCGAAGGCGGGGGGCTTCATCGGGGCGCAATCGACGACCACCCTCGCGCAGTTCCAGATCGAGGCCGAGGACGCCGAGACCTTCGAGGTCGGCGCCAAGCTCGCGCTGCTCGACCGGCGCCTGCGCCTCAACCTCGCGGCATTCCGCACCGACTTCACCAATTTGCAGGTGTCGTCGTTCGACGCGGTCAGCAACAGCTTCATCACCAGCAACGCGGGCAAGGCGCGCAGCCAGGGTATCGAGGCCGATGCCAGCTGGCAGGTCGCCGACGGCTTCGCGCTCAGCGGCTCGCTCGCCTATCTCGACGCGAAATTCATCGATTTCCCCGGCGCGCCCTGTCCCTTCACCAACCCGACCTGCGTGCCCGCGAACAACAATGCCGCGGGGCAGCCGCTGCCGCGCTCGCCCAAATGGAGCGGGACGCTGTTCGCCGACGTCGCCGTACCGCTCGGCGGGGCGATCGACTTCGTCGCCAACGGCGGCGTCACCTTCCGCAGCAGCGCCTTTCTCGAGGAAAGCTTCAACCCGGCCGCGGCGCAGGACAGCTTTGCCAAATTCGACCTCCGGCTCGGGATCCGGGGCGCGAACAAGCGCTGGGAGCTCGCGCTGGTGGGCAAGAATCTGACCGACGAGCTGACCGCCAGCCATGCCTTCAACACCCCGCTCGCTGCCGGGGTCATTTCGAAATTCCTGCAACCCCCGCGGACGATCGCGGTGCAGGCGAAATTCCAGTATTGA
- a CDS encoding sulfatase-like hydrolase/transferase, producing the protein MLSRRTLVKAGAVSAMAGAMTGLVGARAAARPAGQQAPNILFILADDLGFADLGCFGRDDIATPALDALAAGGVALHRSYANSSVCSPTRLALMTGRYQYRFPAGLDEPLGVHPELGLADSVVTLPDLLKRAGYATSLVGKWHLGGLPDHGPRKSGYDRFFGIYQGGADYFEHGMTIRGRFQHDLWENETEIHRTGYLTDLIADGCVAELGRLRDAGRPFLLSAHFTAPHWPWEGPADEEVAKTIRDSFHYDGGSNAVYAAMVESLDRGVARLLAALDANGQADNTIVIFTSDNGGERFSKVWPLRGMKGELLEGGIRVPTLLRWPGRVKAGTRSDLVNITMDWVPTLLAAAGVPQADWPALDGRNLLPDLTAGATGEPRPLFWRHKAQDQRAAMDGDLKYLAMSGHEFLFDIAADPREVANLKTVRPADFERLKAAFAAWDADMLPYLPSTFSYELRGNGHLAGY; encoded by the coding sequence ATGCTGTCACGACGGACATTGGTTAAGGCGGGTGCGGTATCGGCGATGGCCGGGGCGATGACGGGACTGGTCGGCGCGCGCGCCGCCGCGCGCCCGGCCGGGCAACAGGCGCCCAATATCCTGTTCATCCTCGCCGACGACCTGGGCTTTGCCGATCTCGGCTGTTTCGGGCGCGACGATATCGCGACCCCCGCGCTCGACGCGCTGGCGGCGGGCGGCGTCGCGCTGCACCGCTCCTACGCCAACAGCAGCGTCTGTTCGCCGACGCGACTCGCGCTGATGACCGGGCGCTACCAATATCGTTTTCCGGCCGGGCTCGACGAACCGCTCGGCGTGCATCCCGAGCTCGGGCTGGCCGATTCGGTGGTGACGCTGCCCGACCTGTTGAAACGCGCCGGCTATGCCACCTCGCTCGTCGGCAAATGGCATCTCGGCGGCTTGCCCGACCATGGCCCGCGCAAGAGCGGCTACGACCGCTTTTTCGGCATCTATCAGGGCGGCGCCGACTATTTCGAGCATGGCATGACGATCCGCGGCCGGTTCCAGCACGATCTGTGGGAAAACGAGACCGAGATCCACCGCACCGGCTATCTGACCGACCTGATCGCCGATGGCTGCGTCGCCGAGCTCGGCCGGCTGCGCGACGCGGGGCGCCCCTTTCTGCTGAGCGCGCATTTCACCGCGCCGCACTGGCCGTGGGAGGGACCCGCCGACGAGGAGGTCGCGAAGACGATCCGCGATTCCTTCCACTATGACGGCGGATCGAACGCCGTCTACGCCGCGATGGTCGAAAGCCTCGACCGCGGCGTCGCGCGGCTGCTCGCGGCGCTCGACGCCAACGGCCAGGCCGACAATACGATCGTCATCTTCACCAGCGACAATGGCGGCGAGCGCTTTTCGAAGGTCTGGCCGCTGCGCGGGATGAAGGGCGAACTGCTCGAAGGCGGCATCCGCGTCCCGACGCTGCTGCGCTGGCCGGGGCGGGTCAAGGCGGGCACGCGAAGCGATCTGGTGAACATCACGATGGACTGGGTGCCGACGCTGCTGGCCGCGGCGGGGGTGCCGCAGGCGGACTGGCCCGCCCTCGACGGCCGCAACCTGCTCCCCGACCTCACCGCCGGGGCGACCGGGGAGCCGCGCCCGCTATTCTGGCGCCACAAGGCGCAGGACCAGCGCGCGGCGATGGACGGCGACCTCAAATATCTGGCGATGAGCGGACACGAATTCCTGTTCGACATCGCCGCCGATCCGCGCGAGGTCGCCAATCTGAAGACGGTCCGGCCCGCCGATTTCGAGCGATTGAAGGCGGCCTTCGCGGCGTGGGACGCCGACATGCTGCCCTATCTGCCGTCGACCTTCAGCTACGAACTGCGCGGCAACGGCCACCTCGCGGGTTATTGA
- a CDS encoding flavin reductase: MTQPPAYPPSHLHAAALRGALRSLVRPVAVVTATHAGRHHAMAATAFCEVSMDPPSMLVCINRANATHAAVAAGVDLCLNLLAEDQADVSWRCGGGVAAAERFDAGDWLFEPERPPRLAGACAAIVLRPVTIVEHATHAVVIGEVVDVGATGPTAPLAFHEGAYLFPLAHAALNLVAHSARLGEADGMQDGYLMLDVMRAFYWFDEGLQSALRARGWDAVSRSQSMTFANIALGVRRPADLARNLGITRQGVSKMLQEMVERDWIVIEPDPTDKRASIVAFSEKSQQLRADALEILGKIDAALGERIGGKALDALRATLARDWGAPPEIAAPDRAQ, from the coding sequence ATGACGCAGCCGCCCGCCTACCCGCCCTCCCACTTGCACGCCGCCGCCCTGCGCGGCGCGCTTCGTTCGCTCGTCCGCCCGGTCGCCGTCGTCACCGCGACGCACGCCGGGCGCCATCATGCGATGGCGGCCACCGCCTTTTGCGAGGTGAGCATGGACCCGCCGTCGATGCTCGTCTGCATCAACCGCGCGAACGCGACGCATGCGGCGGTCGCGGCGGGGGTCGACCTGTGCCTCAACCTGCTTGCCGAGGACCAGGCCGACGTGTCGTGGCGCTGCGGCGGGGGCGTCGCCGCGGCCGAGCGCTTCGACGCCGGCGACTGGCTGTTCGAGCCCGAACGGCCGCCCCGGCTCGCCGGGGCTTGCGCCGCGATCGTTCTGCGCCCGGTGACGATCGTCGAGCATGCGACGCACGCCGTCGTGATCGGCGAGGTCGTCGATGTCGGTGCGACGGGGCCGACGGCGCCGCTCGCCTTCCACGAGGGCGCCTATCTCTTCCCGCTTGCGCACGCGGCGCTCAATTTGGTTGCGCATTCGGCGCGGCTGGGCGAAGCGGACGGCATGCAGGACGGCTATCTGATGCTCGACGTGATGCGGGCTTTCTACTGGTTCGACGAAGGATTGCAGTCGGCGCTGCGCGCGCGCGGCTGGGACGCGGTGTCGCGGTCGCAGTCGATGACCTTTGCCAATATCGCGCTCGGCGTGCGCCGCCCCGCCGATCTGGCGCGCAACCTCGGCATCACGCGCCAGGGGGTCAGCAAGATGCTGCAGGAGATGGTCGAGCGCGACTGGATCGTCATCGAACCCGACCCGACCGACAAGCGTGCGTCGATCGTCGCATTCAGCGAAAAGTCGCAGCAGCTGCGCGCCGACGCGCTCGAAATCCTCGGCAAGATCGATGCCGCGCTCGGCGAGCGGATCGGGGGCAAGGCGCTCGACGCGCTGCGCGCCACGCTCGCGCGCGACTGGGGGGCGCCGCCCGAGATTGCGGCACCCGACCGCGCTCAATAA